A window from Streptomyces sp. NBC_00271 encodes these proteins:
- a CDS encoding sensor histidine kinase, producing MTERIAGPGGTMSSYTWDRSFRLWDSYFALVCVATLVFVLGTGHPGWHLRLVSAALLVALIPWYVMVGRPVLGGDPPDERRALGYLAGTIVLFLPSGILVGETRLMTFALVPQCFIALRLRWALTAVTVINIAPVVGWALLWWPSDQDVFFNSLFAVVTLVFSAAVGSWIIRIIEQSQERAELIAELDASRHELSRLSSAHGALAERERLSREIHDTLAQGFTSLLMLVQAVEAELDHDVPQARRHLSLMAETARQNLAEARALVAGGAPADLDGASLPDALRRLAARHEATVDVTGPVRALPAGPEVVVLRSCQEALANARKHAGSSSTIAVALTYAHDSLTLSVRDDGPGFDPGAPVGGYGLTGLRARAAEVGGRARVRSAPGEGTTITVCLPVPRSDS from the coding sequence ATGACCGAACGGATCGCCGGACCGGGCGGCACGATGAGCTCGTACACCTGGGACCGCTCCTTCCGGCTCTGGGACTCGTACTTCGCCCTCGTGTGCGTGGCCACCCTGGTGTTCGTGCTCGGCACGGGGCATCCGGGGTGGCACCTGCGCCTCGTCTCGGCGGCGCTGTTGGTGGCGCTGATTCCCTGGTACGTGATGGTGGGGCGCCCCGTCCTCGGCGGCGACCCGCCCGACGAACGTCGGGCCCTCGGCTATCTCGCGGGGACGATCGTGCTGTTCCTGCCGTCGGGGATCCTCGTCGGTGAGACCCGGCTGATGACCTTCGCGCTCGTCCCCCAGTGCTTCATCGCGCTGCGCCTGCGCTGGGCGCTGACGGCCGTGACGGTCATCAACATCGCGCCGGTGGTGGGTTGGGCGCTGCTGTGGTGGCCGAGCGACCAGGACGTCTTCTTCAACTCGCTCTTCGCCGTGGTCACCCTCGTCTTCTCGGCGGCTGTCGGCAGCTGGATCATCCGCATCATCGAGCAGAGCCAGGAACGGGCCGAGCTGATCGCCGAACTGGACGCCAGTCGCCACGAGCTCTCCCGGCTCTCGTCGGCGCACGGCGCGCTGGCCGAGCGGGAACGGCTCTCCCGGGAGATCCACGACACGCTCGCGCAGGGCTTCACGAGCCTGCTGATGCTGGTGCAGGCGGTCGAGGCCGAACTCGACCACGACGTCCCGCAGGCCCGCCGCCACCTGTCCCTGATGGCGGAGACGGCCCGGCAGAACCTCGCCGAGGCGCGGGCCCTGGTCGCCGGGGGCGCGCCCGCCGATCTCGACGGGGCCTCGCTGCCCGACGCGCTGCGCCGGCTGGCCGCGCGCCACGAGGCGACGGTCGACGTCACCGGCCCCGTGCGCGCGCTGCCCGCCGGGCCCGAGGTCGTGGTCCTGCGTTCCTGCCAGGAAGCGCTCGCCAACGCCCGCAAACACGCGGGGAGTTCGTCGACGATCGCGGTCGCCCTGACGTACGCCCACGATTCGCTGACGCTCTCCGTACGGGACGACGGCCCCGGCTTCGACCCCGGCGCGCCGGTCGGCGGTTACGGTCTGACCGGGTTGCGTGCCCGGGCCGCGGAAGTGGGCGGCAGGGCCCGTGTGCGCAGCGCGCCCGGCGAGGGCACGACCATCACCGTCTGTCTGCCCGTTCCAAGGAGTGACTCGTGA
- a CDS encoding response regulator, protein MIRIVLADDHPVVREGLRAMLSAEPDLDVIADASSGPQAEALAAELRPDIVLMDLRMPGGGGVDSIVRMTEAGLGCRVIVLTTYETDRDILRAVEAGAAGYLLKDLPRAELADAVRSAARGETVLAPSVAARLVDQLRTKPERPRLSERETAVLRLVAEGCTNAEIGRRLFIGESTVKTHLLRAFTKLGVDDRTAAVTSAMRSGLLD, encoded by the coding sequence GTGATCCGCATCGTGCTGGCCGACGACCATCCCGTCGTACGGGAAGGGCTGCGCGCGATGCTCAGTGCCGAGCCCGACCTCGATGTGATCGCCGACGCGTCGAGCGGCCCGCAGGCGGAGGCGCTGGCGGCCGAACTCCGGCCGGACATCGTCCTGATGGACCTGCGGATGCCGGGGGGCGGGGGTGTCGACTCGATCGTGCGGATGACCGAGGCGGGGTTGGGCTGCCGGGTCATCGTGCTGACGACGTACGAGACGGACCGGGACATTCTGCGGGCGGTCGAGGCCGGAGCCGCGGGCTATCTCCTGAAGGACCTCCCTCGCGCCGAACTCGCCGACGCCGTCCGCTCCGCCGCGCGCGGCGAGACCGTGCTGGCCCCGTCCGTCGCCGCCCGACTCGTCGACCAGCTCCGTACGAAGCCGGAGCGGCCGAGGTTGTCCGAGCGTGAGACGGCGGTGCTGCGGCTGGTGGCGGAGGGCTGCACGAACGCCGAGATCGGGCGCCGCCTGTTCATCGGCGAGTCCACCGTGAAGACCCACCTGCTGCGGGCCTTCACCAAACTGGGGGTGGACGACCGAACCGCGGCGGTGACGAGCGCGATGCGCTCCGGCCTACTGGACTGA
- a CDS encoding MBL fold metallo-hydrolase has product MLIAGFPAGAWGTNCYLVAPAAGEECVIIDPGHQAAQGVEDALKKHRLKPVAVVLTHGHIDHVASVVPVCGAHDVPAWIHPDDRYMMSDPERALGRSIGMPLMGELTVGEPDDVRTLTDGTRLELAGLELSVAHAPGHTKGSVTFQMPETADIPSVFFSGDLLFAGSIGRTDLPGGDMDEMLGSLARVCLPLDDSTVVLSGHGPQTTIGQERATNPYLRQVAADRQARGAEPAPRRGM; this is encoded by the coding sequence GTGCTCATTGCCGGGTTCCCCGCCGGGGCCTGGGGCACCAACTGTTACCTGGTCGCCCCCGCCGCCGGTGAGGAGTGCGTGATCATCGACCCGGGCCATCAGGCCGCCCAGGGAGTCGAGGACGCACTCAAGAAGCATCGGCTCAAGCCCGTCGCCGTCGTCCTCACCCATGGCCACATCGACCACGTGGCCTCGGTCGTGCCCGTCTGCGGTGCCCACGACGTACCGGCCTGGATCCACCCCGACGACCGGTACATGATGAGCGACCCGGAGCGGGCGCTCGGCCGCTCCATCGGCATGCCGCTGATGGGCGAGCTGACCGTGGGGGAGCCGGACGACGTGCGGACGCTCACCGACGGCACGCGGCTGGAGCTGGCCGGTCTGGAGCTGTCCGTCGCGCACGCGCCCGGCCATACGAAGGGGTCGGTGACCTTCCAGATGCCCGAGACGGCGGACATTCCGTCGGTCTTCTTCTCGGGCGATCTGCTCTTCGCCGGCTCCATCGGACGCACCGACCTGCCCGGCGGTGACATGGACGAGATGCTCGGCTCGCTGGCCCGTGTGTGCCTGCCGCTCGACGACTCGACCGTGGTGCTGTCCGGCCACGGCCCCCAGACGACCATCGGCCAGGAGCGAGCCACCAACCCGTATCTGCGGCAGGTGGCGGCGGACCGCCAAGCGCGCGGCGCCGAACCCGCTCCCCGACGAGGAATGTGA
- the hisS gene encoding histidine--tRNA ligase, whose translation MSTFKAPKGTYDLIPPESAKYLAVREAIAAPLRNSGYGYIETPGFENVELFARGVGESTDIVTKEMYAFETKGGDQLALRPEGTASVLRAALEANLHKAGNLPVKLWYSGSYYRYERPQKGRYRHFSQVGAEAIGAEDPALDAELIILADQAYRSLGLRDFRILLNSLGDQECRPVYRAALQDFLRGLDLDEDTLRRAEINPLRVLDDKRDDVQKQLVGAPLLRDYLCDACKAYHEEVRELITEAGVAFEDDPKLVRGLDYYTRTTFEFVHDGLGSQSAVGGGGRYDGLSEMLGGPALPSVGWALGVDRTVLALEAEGVSLELPAATSVFAVPLGEEARRVLFAKVTELRKLGVAADFSYGAKGLKGAMKNANRSGARYTVVAGERDLAEGVVQLKDMESGEQVAVGVNEIVAELETRLG comes from the coding sequence GTGAGCACCTTCAAGGCCCCCAAGGGCACGTACGACCTGATCCCGCCCGAGAGCGCCAAGTACCTCGCCGTGCGCGAGGCGATCGCCGCGCCGCTGCGCAACTCCGGCTACGGCTACATCGAGACGCCCGGCTTCGAGAACGTCGAGCTCTTCGCGCGCGGTGTCGGTGAGTCCACCGACATCGTGACCAAGGAGATGTACGCCTTCGAGACCAAGGGCGGCGACCAGCTCGCCCTGCGCCCCGAGGGCACGGCCTCCGTACTGCGCGCCGCGCTGGAGGCCAACCTGCACAAGGCCGGCAACCTCCCCGTCAAGCTCTGGTACTCGGGCTCCTACTACCGCTACGAGCGTCCCCAGAAGGGCCGTTACCGCCACTTCTCGCAGGTCGGCGCCGAGGCGATCGGTGCGGAGGACCCGGCGCTCGACGCCGAGCTGATCATCCTGGCGGACCAGGCGTACCGGTCGCTGGGGCTGCGGGACTTCCGCATCCTGCTGAACTCGCTGGGCGACCAGGAGTGCCGTCCGGTGTACCGGGCCGCCCTGCAGGACTTCCTGCGCGGCCTCGACCTGGACGAGGACACGCTGCGCCGTGCCGAGATCAACCCCCTCCGGGTCCTCGACGACAAGCGCGACGACGTGCAGAAGCAGCTGGTGGGCGCGCCGTTGCTCCGTGACTACCTCTGCGACGCGTGCAAGGCGTACCACGAGGAGGTGCGCGAGCTGATCACGGAGGCGGGGGTTGCCTTCGAGGACGACCCGAAGCTGGTGCGCGGCCTGGACTACTACACGCGGACCACCTTCGAGTTCGTCCACGACGGTCTGGGCTCCCAGTCCGCGGTGGGCGGCGGCGGGCGCTACGACGGCCTGTCCGAGATGCTCGGCGGGCCCGCGCTGCCCTCGGTGGGCTGGGCGCTCGGTGTCGACCGCACGGTGCTCGCCCTGGAGGCGGAGGGTGTTTCGCTCGAACTCCCCGCGGCCACGAGCGTGTTCGCCGTTCCGCTCGGTGAGGAGGCCCGTCGGGTGCTCTTCGCCAAGGTGACCGAGCTGCGCAAGCTCGGTGTCGCCGCCGACTTCTCCTACGGGGCCAAGGGGCTCAAGGGGGCGATGAAGAACGCGAACCGGTCGGGGGCGCGGTACACGGTCGTCGCCGGTGAGCGGGATCTCGCCGAGGGTGTGGTGCAGCTCAAGGACATGGAGTCCGGTGAGCAGGTGGCGGTCGGGGTGAACGAGATCGTGGCGGAGCTCGAGACGCGACTGGGCTGA
- a CDS encoding peptidylprolyl isomerase has translation MVTQEQRRRQLAREKFLRQQQRRTAARRKSHMRNTVVASVLGVIVVGSVVSYATGVFKDDGKKANAGAEVTPSASPTSKAPDPCAKPAEGAVKSLSWKTEPAMTIDKSADYTMKLATTCGDIDVALKTAAAPHTVNSFDFLAGKGFFDHTKCHRLTTNGIYVLQCGDPKGTGSGGPGYTIPDENLKDTSLKGGIYPAGTLAMANQYNAQTQQGRNTGGSQFFLVYQDSQLPADYTPFGTISKSGLTVLKKIAAAGESTGQGDGAPNATVVVNKLTVTKS, from the coding sequence GTGGTCACCCAGGAACAGCGGCGGCGTCAGCTCGCCCGGGAGAAGTTCTTGCGGCAGCAGCAGCGGCGTACGGCCGCGCGGCGCAAGTCACACATGCGCAATACGGTGGTCGCGTCGGTCCTCGGCGTGATCGTCGTCGGCAGTGTGGTGTCGTACGCGACCGGGGTCTTCAAGGACGACGGCAAGAAGGCCAACGCGGGCGCGGAGGTCACGCCGAGCGCCTCCCCGACCAGCAAGGCGCCGGACCCGTGCGCCAAGCCCGCCGAAGGCGCGGTGAAGTCGCTGAGCTGGAAGACGGAGCCGGCGATGACCATCGACAAGTCGGCGGACTACACGATGAAGCTGGCGACGACCTGCGGCGACATCGACGTCGCGCTGAAGACGGCCGCGGCCCCGCACACGGTGAACTCGTTCGACTTCCTCGCGGGCAAGGGGTTCTTCGACCACACCAAGTGCCACCGGCTCACCACGAACGGCATCTACGTGCTGCAGTGCGGTGACCCGAAGGGCACCGGCAGCGGCGGTCCCGGGTACACGATCCCGGACGAGAACCTGAAGGACACCAGCCTCAAGGGCGGCATCTACCCGGCGGGCACCCTTGCGATGGCGAACCAGTACAACGCCCAGACGCAGCAGGGACGCAACACGGGTGGCAGCCAGTTCTTCCTCGTCTACCAGGACAGTCAGCTACCGGCCGACTACACACCGTTCGGAACTATTTCCAAGTCCGGCCTCACGGTTCTCAAGAAGATCGCCGCGGCCGGAGAGAGCACAGGCCAGGGCGACGGGGCGCCCAACGCGACGGTCGTGGTCAACAAGCTGACCGTGACGAAATCCTGA
- a CDS encoding DUF349 domain-containing protein, with translation MSSDPWGRVDETGTVYVRTADGEQVVGSWQAGSPDEALAYFERKYEGLVVEIGLLERRVKTTDLSAKDAQIAIDHIREQVDAHHAVGDLQALKKRLDKLVETVDARREERKVQRAKQSDEARHSKEALVVEAEELAQSDQWRAAGERLRSLVDTWKGLPRLDRKSDDELWHRFSHARSAFSKRRKAHFASLDAQREDARKTKEKLVAEAESLSASTDWGPTAARYRELMADWKSAGRAQREHEDDLWNRFRGAQDVFFAARSSVFAERDAEQSENLKLKEELAEEAEKLVPVQDLKAARAAFRSINERWEAIGHVPRDARPKVEGRMHAVERALQESEEAEWRRTNPEARARAEGLTGQLQAAVDKLQGQIETARAAGNASRADKLQKELDGRQALLDQALKGLQEFGG, from the coding sequence GTGAGCAGCGACCCGTGGGGCCGCGTCGACGAGACGGGGACCGTGTACGTGCGTACGGCCGATGGCGAGCAGGTCGTCGGTTCCTGGCAGGCCGGCTCCCCTGATGAGGCGCTGGCCTACTTCGAGCGCAAGTACGAAGGCCTGGTTGTCGAGATCGGCCTCCTCGAGCGACGAGTGAAAACCACCGACCTGTCGGCGAAGGACGCCCAGATCGCGATCGACCATATTCGCGAACAGGTGGACGCCCACCACGCGGTCGGCGATCTGCAGGCGCTGAAGAAGCGGCTGGACAAGCTCGTCGAGACGGTCGACGCGCGCCGTGAGGAGCGCAAGGTCCAGCGTGCGAAGCAGTCCGACGAGGCGCGGCACTCCAAGGAGGCGCTGGTCGTCGAGGCGGAGGAGCTGGCGCAGAGCGACCAGTGGCGGGCGGCCGGTGAGCGGCTGCGCTCCCTGGTGGACACCTGGAAGGGGCTGCCGCGACTCGACCGCAAGTCGGACGACGAGCTGTGGCACCGCTTCTCGCACGCGCGCTCGGCGTTCTCCAAGCGCCGCAAGGCGCACTTCGCCTCGCTGGACGCGCAGCGCGAGGACGCCCGCAAGACCAAGGAGAAGCTGGTCGCGGAGGCCGAGTCGCTGTCCGCCTCCACGGACTGGGGTCCGACGGCGGCGCGTTACCGCGAGCTGATGGCGGACTGGAAGTCCGCGGGCCGCGCGCAGCGTGAGCACGAGGACGACCTGTGGAACCGCTTCCGCGGCGCCCAGGACGTGTTCTTCGCGGCGCGCAGCTCGGTCTTCGCCGAGCGGGACGCCGAGCAGTCGGAGAACCTGAAGCTCAAGGAGGAGCTGGCCGAGGAGGCCGAGAAGCTCGTCCCGGTGCAGGATCTGAAGGCCGCCCGCGCTGCCTTCCGTTCCATCAACGAGCGCTGGGAGGCCATCGGCCACGTGCCCCGCGACGCCCGCCCGAAGGTCGAGGGCCGGATGCACGCGGTGGAGCGGGCTCTGCAGGAGTCCGAGGAGGCCGAGTGGCGCCGGACCAACCCGGAGGCACGCGCGCGTGCGGAGGGTCTGACCGGTCAGCTGCAGGCCGCCGTGGACAAGCTCCAGGGCCAGATCGAGACGGCGCGCGCCGCTGGCAACGCTTCGCGGGCCGACAAGCTCCAGAAGGAGCTCGATGGCCGTCAGGCGCTGCTGGACCAGGCGTTGAAGGGTCTCCAGGAGTTCGGCGGCTGA
- a CDS encoding ABC transporter permease, whose protein sequence is MTLTTVRVRGEASSVRLPGAWGLGLRRGALEIKQFFRQRDQVVFTFAFPVVFLFLFASIFSDDVRGAGITASQLYVPAMMAAGIMSTSFQSLGISIAIERDEKVLRRLRGTPMPPAAYFLGKIWLVLVTGLMETAILLVVGTSLYDVKLPSDPAKWADFAWIFVLGLTACALLGIAISSVPKSGKSATSVVVLPFLVLQFISGVYIAIDTIPDWMLNIGALFPLKWMCQGLRGVFLPESAKVLEQAGGWEFGRIALVLGAWCVGGLLLCLLTFRWKNRRAG, encoded by the coding sequence ATGACCCTGACGACCGTACGCGTACGCGGGGAGGCCTCCTCCGTGCGACTGCCCGGAGCCTGGGGCCTCGGCCTGCGACGGGGCGCCCTGGAGATCAAGCAGTTCTTCCGTCAGCGCGACCAGGTGGTGTTCACCTTCGCCTTCCCCGTCGTCTTCCTGTTCCTCTTCGCGTCGATCTTCAGCGACGACGTGCGGGGCGCGGGCATCACCGCCTCCCAGCTGTACGTCCCCGCGATGATGGCCGCGGGCATCATGTCCACCAGCTTCCAGTCCCTCGGCATCTCCATCGCGATCGAGCGGGACGAGAAGGTGCTGCGGCGGCTGCGCGGCACTCCGATGCCACCGGCCGCGTACTTCCTGGGCAAGATCTGGCTGGTCCTGGTCACCGGCCTCATGGAGACGGCGATCCTGCTCGTCGTCGGCACGTCGCTGTACGACGTGAAGCTGCCCTCGGATCCCGCCAAGTGGGCCGACTTCGCCTGGATCTTCGTCCTGGGCCTGACGGCCTGCGCCCTGCTCGGCATCGCGATCAGCTCGGTGCCGAAGTCCGGCAAGAGCGCCACGTCCGTCGTCGTACTCCCCTTCCTCGTGCTGCAGTTCATCTCCGGGGTCTACATCGCCATCGACACGATCCCCGACTGGATGCTGAACATCGGCGCCCTGTTCCCGCTGAAGTGGATGTGCCAGGGGCTGCGCGGGGTGTTCCTGCCCGAGTCGGCGAAGGTCCTGGAACAGGCGGGCGGCTGGGAGTTCGGGCGGATCGCCCTGGTGCTGGGGGCCTGGTGCGTCGGAGGATTGCTGCTGTGTCTGCTGACCTTCCGCTGGAAGAACCGCCGCGCCGGATGA